The proteins below are encoded in one region of Plutella xylostella chromosome 13, ilPluXylo3.1, whole genome shotgun sequence:
- the LOC119693153 gene encoding uncharacterized protein LOC119693153 produces the protein MGCSTTTDELKMDKDEPAVWLCLRRGCACGAAVPAVPLCLWCGYACCAAVPAVRLCLGCGCVCCAAVPAVRLCLGCGWGCACGCGGAAGVASVYISGYRPGVGAVVMAAVRAVNININRTKAGGTVEEMAISGVSTQTEDTIPYQTEAGV, from the exons ATGGGATGCAGCACAACTACAGATGAGTTGAAGATGGACAAAGATGAGCCTGCGGTGTGGCTGTGCCTGCGGCGCGGCTGTGCCTGTGGTGCGGCTGTGCCTGCTGTGCCGCTGTGCCTGTGGTGCGGCTATGCCTGCTGTGCGGCTGTCCCTGCGGTGCGGCTGTGCCTGGGGTGCGGCTGTGTCTGCTGTGCGGCTGTCCCTGCGGTGCGGCTGTGCCTGGGGTGCGGCTGGGGCTGTGCCTGCGGCTGCGGTGGTGCGGCTGGGGTTGCCAGCGTCTACATCTCCGGGTACAGGCCTGGAGTTGGAGCCGTGGTGATGGCAGCTGTCAGAGCTGTCAACATCAATATCAACCGGACCAAGGCTGGAGGAACAGTGGAGGAGATGGCTATCAGTGGTGTCAGTACCCAGACCGAAGACAC CATACCATACCAGACTGAGGCGGGAGTCTGA